GATGTACACACAAACTCAACATTCGGTTTGAGATGATGAACTGGCCATAACAAATAAACTCAACAGTCTTATCCTGTGTTGTTTTTATGAATTTATTGTATATTAACGTGTGTGTAGGATAGGTCGGCATGCATAGCCAATGCCAACTTTTCCCATTCGGCTCGCCTTACAAAAGACAACAATATTAAAAATATGCACATATAATTCACATAGCATTTGCGCGTAGCTCGCATCAAGCTTAATATTTCACAGGGTATTTGACAACACATACAATTTTCCCCGAAGGTCACAACGCATTCGCCTAATGGCAGTTTTTTTAATATGTTCAGCAACTTGGCAAACCTTTTGATGCTGTGCAAAGCAAGTAAAGATCTACTGGCCTGTAAATATCTAGGAGGGAAGAAGGTCCCAGGGAAATATGTCCGACTGACTCAAGAAGATGCGAAGCAGGGGAAAGCGACCGACATTGGCAGCTTCACTTGACAGTGCAGCTGTGCCAAGGCTGGGCCCGAAAGGCTTTCTGTTCTGATTGGTGTGGCGAGCAAACAACGTCGACAGGAAGCACTTCTAGTTCACTTTCGTGATTCATGCTGTCGGCGGAAAAGATGCGACGTTACGCGAAGAGGAGGCACAGGCACCATTCGcaagcgtgtttcttttttcttttttttttcttgagtgggCCGCATTGATCATTAGTCCAACAACGAACTGGTCATTTTAGCAGCACTAATATCGACACAAAGTACATTCTGGTTTTACATGCAAGAACCACTCTATTATTACAAggcgcacgccatagtgggggactcgggattatttcgaccacctggggttctctaacgcaCACCCTCTATGCACGGTAcaggggcgttttcgcatttcgtcccagtcgaaatgtggccgccgcggcctggatttGATACCACGCCCTCGGGCTTCGCAATGCAAGGCCGAAGCCCCTGCGCGACAAAGGTGGGTCATCAATAGTGTTGACGATCTGCCTGAGCACACCTGCCCAGTCACTTACTTGGACGACAGCAGCGTTCCgactttcgttctttatttgccGGCAGAGAAGCTGTTCTTTTTTCGACGATAAAATTTGTCTTTCGAGAGACCAGGTTATACTTTGTTGTATTCTGTTGCCAAGTGTGTGGTAAGTTTCGATGCACAGGAAGCACGTTGAATGAATTCTAGCGCGAATGGCATTGTACACAGCCCAACTTTCGAGGGAAGTGATTAAACGAAGTTGTAGGGCTCAAAGAAATTATTAGAAGACGTGGTAATAAAGAAGTGCAGCGCAGTTCGATCTCCCCAGTTGTGCAGGCATCAGAGGGCGCACACAGCTTACCAGCGGCGACTGGTTCACTGTCAACCTCTTTGCTTTATGCCATCTGTTGCGACGTCCTGTTGAACCAGTTCAATGAGGGCAACTCAGAAACACTTGCGAGagtttcttttattactttttattACTTCTTAGTACTTCTGTCTGACTTCATCATGAAACAAAACTATTACATGCTCTATGACCTCCAGACATTTCCGAAGACATTTCTTTTAGACTTCGCCTTACTTTTTGGGGAGCCCACCGATCTAAGTACTAAACCACTGCAGATAACGAGATAATGAAGGATAGCACTGCATTGTATCTAACGTGTGTAAATTTTACTGCTCATCAGTGCCAGCAGTCTACTTCGAAAACTGAATCTGACTTCTTTCGCTACGGACAGATCGATTTAAGGCTTTTCCTCACTCTGCTGCTGTACAGATCAAAGCCAATGTCTTGGCGAGCCTTTCATACCTGCCCGCGACCTTCGCGCATTATTTTTGCGCACATGCTCTTTACGCCTACCATTTTCTGCTCTTCACTCTTCACGTTCTGTCATTGCCAAGTGTCCGGCGTACGCACACATTAGCGAAGCGCCTTGTATTATCCTAGCGTTCCACACAACAGCAACGTTTACTTAGCTCCGCACGCACGATGTACAATCAGCAATGAAGTACCTACGTACATGTATTCTGCAACACGTGCAACATCAGGAAACGAACGTAAATTTTGCACTTTTATACTACGGGCTGGCTTACCTTTAGGCGCAACAAAATCAAACACAGCATCTGTTATAACTGACGATTGGACCGCAACAATCCCCGCCTTTCAGCGCGAGCACCTTGACGACTCCACTGGTCCTTTGGATTATGCTTGCTTGGTGGGAATGATCAGCATTAAAATACTGCTACGTTTATTTCGTAACACAATTCCGAGGACCTAGAGCCTTCATTCTTTTCTGCGAAATACAAATTAATTGCAATTTCATCATTCACAGAAAAACTTGAAGATAAACTTGAAGTTTCGACGACATTGCTTACTCAACCTCATCTGGAATTGTTTCTGCCACAAATAGTCGCGAATTTTCAGACGTGGCGCAGTCTACTCTCCTCTCCCGCCTTGTACAGCGCGTCGATGTCATTCTGGTAGAATCTTTGCAGCGGCTTTCTGCAAACCTTGAGCGTAGGTGTCACTAGTCCCGAATCGGGCACCCACTCTTCGGCGCACAGTTTCACCTTGTAAGGTACTTCGGTCTTCTGCAAGCCGCTCGCGCGGGCGAACTCTAGGATGGACTCCTCGGCTGCCTTGCACACTTCGACGTCATCGCACAACGATCTAAGGGTAGCGGAGTCTTCTTTGCCGAGACGGCGAGCGATCGCGTGGAGCTTGTCGTAGTTTGGCGTTACGAGAGCCACAAGATACGTGTGCAGCGAATTGCCGTACACAAGCGCGTTGTCTACGAGCGGGCACGCCTTGAGcacggattcgacgcgggcgagcGCGACGTATTCGCCGTGTTGAAGTTTGACGAGGTCCTTCTTGCGGTCGACAATCTTGAGCGTGCCGTTGGGGAAGATCTCGCCGATGTCTCCTGTGTGGAACCAGCGGATTCCGCTTTCCTCTCGGAACGCCTCCCTCGTTAGTTCTTCCTTCTTGAAATAGCCCTTGGCGACGCAGTCGCCCCCCACGACGATCTCGCCGCGTGGATTCGGCTTGTCCGACGTGCTGTAGTGGCCTTCGTTCCAGTCGACCAGACGAACGTAGCAGCCTGAAAGAGGTGCTCCGACGCGGCCTGTACTCATGTCTCCGGGTTCCATGACGGTGGCCGCGGAGGTCGTCTCAGTGAGGCCGTATCCTTCGACGACGTGGCAGCCCAAGCAGGCTCGCATGAACCTGTGAGTGTGGCTGGACAGCGGCGCAGAGCCACTCACGACGAACCTTGCTCTTCCCCCCAGCGCGAGGCGAGTCTTGTTGAAGAGGAAACGGTTGAGCAGAGGAGTGTCGAAGCCTTGTTCCAGCCAGAAGTTCTTGTATTTGACTGCGTAGTCGAAGAAGGCACTGAAGAAGGGACCCTTGGAAGCGGCCGCTTCGTTAATCGCCTTGCGTAATCGGTCTGCTACGAGAGGCACGCAAGTCACCGTGGTTGGCTTCAATAGTATCGCGTCTCCGTGACAACCCGGGGCAATCGCTGGGGACTTGTcggtgagtgtgagcggagagGAGTATCCTATTCGGGAACCGATGCCGAACATAACTGTCTCAGCAGAGAGCTCGAGCACATGGGCTAGAGGCAGGTAGGCAATGTAGGTGTCTTCGGTTGTTCCAACCCCGTAGTTCCTGCAGAGGATGCCGAAGGCGTTTATTGTGGCCATAAGGTTCCTGTGCGTGGCCATGACTCCCTTTGGAGCGCTCGTAGAGCCGCTAGTGTACATGATGATGGCAACGTCATCCCTGGTAGGCGGGCTTTGTTCTGTGTAACATTCTGTTTGCAGTGTTCCAAGGCTTCGGAAAGGAATAACCTGCAACGGAAGAAAGCAAGATTTTCGTGGTTGGCAATCATGTTTCACTATGGCTGTTTTCTATCAAACTGCCGCAACCAATTTCCAGCATGGTTGTCAGTGTGCAAAGGACGGTTGGATACACGGTTTATTTGACCTTGCTTTCCGATGGGAGTTCTACGATATCTTTGCACGCTCAAAAGACCGTTTAGATATAGCCATTTTTGGGGAAAGTTAAACGCCTTTCCTTTGAAGGGTTTCTGTGATTAGTGATGCACTGAGTCATAACATCCTAGGCGCTCACACGAGACGCATGCCTAGAGAAAGTCAGATGAACTGTTCCGGAATAAAATAAATGCGCTATCAATACTGTTTCAACAAGGTGAAGTTGATCCTTGCACCTCTGTTTACCGCATTTTAAGCGTTTTAGCCGCGAGCATACATAATATTGGAATAAATGTTAAACGACGAAAAATCAGCACAACCTAGATGGGATCCCTTCCCTCTTTATCCGCGCTCTCTCTATAAAGACGTCATTTAAATAGTCATATATCCAAGCTACAATACAGTAGCCAGgctttctttttcacttattcCCGGACTGCCATACTGCAGCATACTAGGTGCTAGTCTGCCTGTTGAAAGACGCGAAACGCAAAGATAAGCATCATAAGGAACTAACTATTCACTTGTGAGAAATTTGGCTAATTGATTGTCATTTAttttgagctgcatttagcacagttAACAACCATGAGAAGACACACAAGACAAAGACGATACACAATGCAACTGCTTTTTGTCGTCCTTGTCTGGAGTGTCCTCTCGAGTAAATGCAATTATTTGTGGTTACGACGGCGCCTACCTGCAGGCCTTCAGCTGCTGGCAATGACGACTTGGACTGAGCGCTCTCCATGTAGACGATGTGAGTAAGCGACGGCATCCTGTCCATGATGTTTAGCACGCGGGGCAGAAGATCCTCGGAGGTGACCAAGTGCGTCACTTCGGTCTCGTTGATGGCACTCACAATCCCCTCGTTGCTAAGCGTGGCGTACAAAGTAACAAGTGGCACATTGGTGCGGAAACAAGCCTGCGCCGTTATGAACCACTCGGCGCGCGTCTCGGCCAAGATGGCTATGCACTGGCGAGGCCTCACGCCTATTGACAGGAGGCCGCGAGCCGTCAGGTCGATCTTGCGGTCCACCTCTTCGTACGTGAGCCACTCGTAGTCACCTAGAATGAGCTGCTTGAACACCTTGCCGCAGGATTGCTCCTTTTCGGTGCAGCTTAATACAGGTCGAGTCCCAATGGCTGGCCGGCGATAATACGCATGAATGGCTTTGCGGGTAAATTCGTCTACAGTTTCAACGCCTTTGAGCATTTCTAACTCCGAACTTTTTACACGCTTGTATGGCGACGTCGGGTCACCTTCTATCATTGGTTGGGCGAAGCAAGCATGCTTTCGAATCCAGCAGACCCACGGCTTCTGGAATATGACGTAGACTGGTAGCGTCACGACGTCATAAGTGGCCATCAGCGCTTTGATAAGGCCGAGCAATGACTCTATCGCAAATCGAGGCATGGTATCTCCGTGTAGTGTCGGCGCAGCCCGTTATTGTTGACAAACGAGACACATCAGAGCGACTCAAGTTAGTCGGGCCTTCAAAGTGAGCTTCATGTGAGGCACCGGATAGATTTGGTGCTATCGGTTGTGTTTCGCGACATTCTCTTATGGCAGCTTAGACAGACGGTCCTACGCTTCTCGGTGAATCCACGAATACGATGCTCCGCCGTCCTCGTGTTCTAGTTGGTTTGATCCAACCTGCTCAATGTTGTTCGCTCGGCTCCACGTCAAAGGTGTCGACCCTGCGGGAAACGAAGCAacaagttagttttgtcgttaaATTGCCCGCGACATGCTTTAGCTTTTAAACGACCAGTCAATAGCAATGTTGAAATCAGAATATCTCcttgcgtctgtgtgtgtgtttaaccTTTAGTTGGAGCGGAATTATGGCGTCGAGTATATTGGCAATAGCCCTAAAACAGAGCAGTAGCCAGAAGTACATCTTGCTGAactagtcggttcatattgctgagtagagCATAAGTATGAtcgcttggcgcaaacaaggaagaaCGGAAAGGAACACGGGGAGCGCCAACTTTTGACTGTTTATTCTTCATTGCATAAAATGCAGTAAATACACGCAGGCGATTGATTGCGCGTCATACAAAAACAGCTTCTATGGCACAACACCCTGATCACAGCCGGCTTTCAAGGAACCTTCTTTCTGTACGCAAAAGTAAAGCTGATGTGTCGCTGGTACAAGACGAACCTCCCTCTTTAATATGAAACGCCTCTAACAATTCACGTGCCGTGGTGTCCTTGCTTCTTCCAATAATCCGTATCTTGTCCAGTCGTCGCTCACACGATTGTGAATTGCAGTGCTTAGGCAAATGTGCTTCGTTTTTACCTTTCAATGACAGTTCAT
The sequence above is a segment of the Dermacentor variabilis isolate Ectoservices chromosome 7, ASM5094787v1, whole genome shotgun sequence genome. Coding sequences within it:
- the LOC142588167 gene encoding long-chain-fatty-acid--CoA ligase 4-like; the encoded protein is MPRFAIESLLGLIKALMATYDVVTLPVYVIFQKPWVCWIRKHACFAQPMIEGDPTSPYKRVKSSELEMLKGVETVDEFTRKAIHAYYRRPAIGTRPVLSCTEKEQSCGKVFKQLILGDYEWLTYEEVDRKIDLTARGLLSIGVRPRQCIAILAETRAEWFITAQACFRTNVPLVTLYATLSNEGIVSAINETEVTHLVTSEDLLPRVLNIMDRMPSLTHIVYMESAQSKSSLPAAEGLQVIPFRSLGTLQTECYTEQSPPTRDDVAIIMYTSGSTSAPKGVMATHRNLMATINAFGILCRNYGVGTTEDTYIAYLPLAHVLELSAETVMFGIGSRIGYSSPLTLTDKSPAIAPGCHGDAILLKPTTVTCVPLVADRLRKAINEAAASKGPFFSAFFDYAVKYKNFWLEQGFDTPLLNRFLFNKTRLALGGRARFVVSGSAPLSSHTHRFMRACLGCHVVEGYGLTETTSAATVMEPGDMSTGRVGAPLSGCYVRLVDWNEGHYSTSDKPNPRGEIVVGGDCVAKGYFKKEELTREAFREESGIRWFHTGDIGEIFPNGTLKIVDRKKDLVKLQHGEYVALARVESVLKACPLVDNALVYGNSLHTYLVALVTPNYDKLHAIARRLGKEDSATLRSLCDDVEVCKAAEESILEFARASGLQKTEVPYKVKLCAEEWVPDSGLVTPTLKVCRKPLQRFYQNDIDALYKAGEESRLRHV